The genomic region GGTGCAACGGCAGCACGTGGCGCATGCGCAGCTGTTTCGGGGCGCCGAGGGCTCGGCGGCGCTGGCGCTGGCGCTGGCGTATGCTGCCTATCTCAATTGCGAAGAGCGTAGCCTGCAGGATGCCGATTCGTGCGGACACTGCGCCAGCTGCCAGAAAATCGACAAGCTAATTCACCCCGACCTCAACTTTATCCTACCCGTTACGACCACCAAGGCGGTGCCGAAGGATGCGGTGAGCAGCAAGTTTGCGGGCGAGTGGCGCCAATTTGTGCTTGAAAATCCCTACCAAGGCCTCAACGATTGGATGCAGCACATCGGGGCCGATAACAAGCAGGGTAGCATTTCAAAAGAGGAAAGCCTGCAACTGCTACGGTTAGTATCGCTCACGGCGTTTGAGGCGCGCTACAAAACAGTGGTTATCTGGCTGCCCGAGCTAATGCACCCGGCCGCTGCCAACGCCGTGCTGAAACTGCTGGAAGAGCCGCCACCCGCTACTGTGTTTTTGTTGGTGAGCAACGCGCCCGAGCAGTTGCTACCCACTATCATCAGCCGAGTCCAGCCCATGGTAGTGCGTCCCTTATCGGAGGCAGTGCTAACGGCCTACCTCCGCGACCAACGGCACCTGCCCGAAGTCAAA from Hymenobacter aerilatus harbors:
- a CDS encoding DNA polymerase III subunit; translation: MRFADIPGNEEVKRVLAQSVQRQHVAHAQLFRGAEGSAALALALAYAAYLNCEERSLQDADSCGHCASCQKIDKLIHPDLNFILPVTTTKAVPKDAVSSKFAGEWRQFVLENPYQGLNDWMQHIGADNKQGSISKEESLQLLRLVSLTAFEARYKTVVIWLPELMHPAAANAVLKLLEEPPPATVFLLVSNAPEQLLPTIISRVQPMVVRPLSEAVLTAYLRDQRHLPEVKAHQVAQLAEGNLGAALAAATASEQDHDYLTFFMDWMRQCYGYKVDKLLSKSDEFQKLGRENQKELLHYSLGVLRKVLLFGLDAQLVPHLAANEQQFVTGFSKFVTPRNADPLTRELNDAHYHIERNANPRMIFVDTSLRVAELLRQA